In the Aulosira sp. FACHB-615 genome, one interval contains:
- a CDS encoding polysaccharide biosynthesis tyrosine autokinase yields MSEQSYPSLNAEQNGKYKPLSPQPQAMPVNWGEEEEENFSIKDWLNVLKRRSLVIVGVSMAVMTFVVVNVMLSKQPREYESNFLMLVEPINNDNEPVNIVQDNNPKTSTLDYDSQILVLKSPELMTNILEQLRVSYPNLTYKSLLQALTINRLGETKIIDVRYRAEDPNQVKAILDVISKDYIEYSQKRRQTKLRQGLQFIDKQLPSIQSRVNQIQQELQIFRQRYNFNNPDNQGDLLDKQANSLAEARQNINLQLTQVRNQLSHLQSDNGKTTVLNTASLYQKLLDQVTELNSQIATESTILQDANPKLQTLKEKRDSLIPVLQQEGQRFLSVREAELKTQLQSLDLQSNEIAKLETQVAQQRKQVPILARRYTEIQRKLQFANESLNRFLSTRENLEIQISQTELGWQLIQPPLQPSLVTASSRVRNLIIGFFISLAAGIGVALLLEKIDNSYHSVIKLKKKINFPLLGNVPFDNEVKALQSRTSKSKFFPIKIFNSLLEGSQDTDISIAQEYSSYSTEFLDALRFLYTNIQQIKPDSQVRSLVVSSVTPGDGKSIVAFYLAQTATAMGLRVLLVDANLRQPMVHNLANLKNLWGLSSLLSTNLPVSEVIHKLPSMEQLSLITAGPAPDDPIKLLASEKMKQLMADFQDDYDLVIYDAPHFFGLSDVSVLSPYTDGVLMVVRVGKTDASVIEQALDYLRILPLNILGVVSNS; encoded by the coding sequence ATGAGTGAACAATCATATCCCAGCTTAAACGCTGAACAAAATGGCAAATATAAGCCATTATCACCGCAACCACAAGCAATGCCTGTTAACTGGGGTGAAGAAGAAGAAGAAAATTTTAGTATCAAGGACTGGCTCAACGTATTAAAACGGCGATCGCTAGTTATAGTGGGAGTATCGATGGCTGTCATGACTTTTGTGGTTGTGAATGTCATGCTCAGTAAGCAGCCAAGAGAATATGAAAGTAACTTTTTAATGTTAGTGGAACCGATTAACAATGATAATGAACCAGTAAATATTGTTCAAGATAATAATCCTAAAACTTCAACCCTCGACTACGATAGCCAAATATTAGTCCTCAAAAGTCCTGAATTGATGACTAATATTCTTGAGCAGTTGCGAGTTTCTTATCCAAATCTCACTTATAAATCTTTGCTACAAGCGTTGACGATTAATCGGTTAGGTGAAACCAAGATTATAGACGTTCGCTATCGAGCGGAAGACCCAAATCAAGTTAAAGCAATATTAGATGTAATTTCAAAAGACTATATAGAATATAGCCAAAAAAGACGACAAACCAAATTGCGTCAAGGGCTGCAATTTATTGATAAACAGTTGCCATCAATACAAAGCCGAGTTAATCAAATTCAACAAGAACTGCAAATTTTTCGTCAAAGATACAATTTTAACAATCCAGATAATCAAGGAGATTTGCTGGATAAACAAGCTAATTCTCTAGCTGAGGCGCGGCAGAATATTAATCTACAGTTGACACAAGTCCGTAATCAATTAAGTCATCTCCAGTCAGACAATGGAAAAACAACAGTACTCAATACTGCTTCTTTATATCAAAAACTTTTAGATCAGGTAACGGAGTTAAACTCCCAAATTGCTACAGAGTCAACCATTTTGCAAGATGCTAACCCAAAACTGCAAACTCTGAAAGAAAAAAGAGATAGTTTGATACCAGTATTGCAACAAGAAGGACAACGCTTTTTAAGCGTAAGAGAAGCCGAGTTAAAAACTCAGCTTCAATCTTTGGATTTACAAAGCAACGAAATTGCCAAACTCGAAACACAGGTAGCACAACAACGTAAGCAAGTGCCAATTTTAGCACGGAGATATACGGAGATACAACGCAAATTACAGTTTGCGAATGAGAGTTTGAATCGTTTTCTATCAACCCGCGAGAATTTGGAAATTCAAATATCTCAAACAGAATTAGGATGGCAGTTAATCCAACCGCCTCTTCAGCCATCACTTGTAACTGCTTCTAGTCGAGTCAGAAATTTAATTATAGGCTTTTTTATAAGTCTAGCAGCAGGTATTGGAGTTGCTTTATTACTAGAAAAAATAGATAACTCTTACCATAGTGTGATCAAGCTGAAAAAGAAAATCAATTTTCCCTTATTGGGAAATGTGCCTTTTGATAATGAAGTTAAAGCCCTTCAATCTCGAACTTCCAAATCAAAGTTTTTTCCGATTAAGATATTTAATTCTTTACTAGAAGGTAGTCAAGATACAGATATTTCAATTGCTCAGGAATATAGCAGTTATTCAACTGAATTTTTAGATGCGTTAAGATTCCTATATACAAATATTCAACAAATTAAACCTGATTCTCAAGTACGTTCTTTGGTTGTTAGTTCAGTTACGCCTGGTGATGGAAAATCCATCGTTGCTTTTTATCTAGCTCAAACAGCTACAGCAATGGGGCTACGAGTACTACTAGTAGATGCCAACCTTCGCCAACCGATGGTTCACAACCTAGCTAATTTAAAGAATTTATGGGGATTAAGTAGTCTACTATCCACAAATTTACCAGTCAGTGAAGTCATTCATAAATTACCTTCTATGGAGCAATTATCTTTGATCACGGCTGGCCCCGCACCTGATGATCCAATTAAATTACTGGCTTCTGAAAAAATGAAGCAATTAATGGCAGATTTTCAGGATGATTATGATTTAGTTATTTATGATGCGCCTCACTTTTTTGGGCTGTCTGATGTTAGTGTACTGTCACCTTATACAGATGGGGTTTTGATGGTGGTGAGGGTAGGTAAAACGGATGCTTCTGTGATAGAGCAAGCTTTAGATTATTTAAGGATTTTACCGTTGAATATACTGGGTGTGGTTAGTAACAGTTAA
- a CDS encoding Tex family protein — MLNIPQLLAAELELKPYQVQNALELLAEGATIPFIARYRKERTGEMNEVQLRDLFDKYNYLTELEARKSVILNAIAEQGKLTDELKAQIISCQQKTELEDLYLPYRPKRRTRATIAKEKGLEPLAEFIQSLNIKNGVAASLAAEASKYISEEKGVKTADEALKGAADILAEAVAETAELRAYLRDYLLEAGVFVSRIKDDHPEGTTKFEMYRNYQIKVKNIAPHNMLALCRGEAEGILSFDINFDEDYVLGYLESQVIRTKVRDIRDFYQTMLKDAFNRLMKTSLTAEVISTKKDYADIESIKTFEANLRELLLSAPAGMKPTLAIDPGFRTGCKVAVLDETGKFLEYQAVFPHQAAEQRTKAAQTIKNLLEKYQIELIAIGNGTASRETDEFVIQVLQTLDHQPIKVMVNESGASIYSASKVALEEFPDLDVTVRGAISIGRRLQDPLAELVKIDPKSIGVGQYQHDVDQKLLRKKLDETVESCVNFVGVDLNTASKELLTFVSGITAAVANNIVTYRNQNGAFKNRRQLLKVPKLGPKAFEQAAGFLRIRNGDHPLDNTAVHPESYSVVEAIASDLNVKLNQVSQIAEKLKKLDLKKYVTDTIGEPTLRDILSELEKPGRDPRAEFKYATFKEGIKEIRDLQIGMELEGIVTNVANFGAFVDIGVHQDGLVHISQLADRFVEDPKQIVKVGQVVKVRVLEVNEKLKRISLSMKVAKQ; from the coding sequence ATGCTGAACATTCCTCAACTCTTAGCAGCTGAACTAGAGCTTAAACCTTATCAGGTGCAGAACGCGCTGGAACTTTTGGCGGAGGGTGCAACGATTCCGTTTATTGCACGGTACCGCAAAGAGCGCACTGGTGAAATGAATGAAGTGCAATTGCGCGATTTGTTTGATAAGTACAATTACTTAACAGAATTAGAGGCAAGAAAATCTGTAATTTTAAATGCGATCGCCGAACAAGGTAAACTCACTGATGAGTTAAAAGCGCAAATTATCTCTTGTCAACAAAAAACAGAACTTGAGGATTTATACTTACCATATCGACCAAAGCGCCGCACCCGTGCCACCATTGCCAAAGAAAAAGGATTAGAACCTTTAGCTGAGTTTATTCAATCTCTCAATATTAAAAATGGTGTAGCTGCATCTTTAGCAGCAGAAGCAAGCAAGTATATTTCTGAAGAGAAAGGTGTAAAAACCGCAGATGAGGCGCTAAAAGGTGCAGCCGACATCCTTGCTGAAGCAGTCGCCGAAACAGCAGAACTGCGTGCTTATTTGCGTGATTATCTCCTAGAGGCTGGAGTTTTTGTTTCTCGGATTAAAGATGATCATCCTGAAGGTACAACTAAATTTGAGATGTACCGCAATTATCAAATCAAAGTCAAAAATATTGCTCCCCACAATATGTTGGCATTGTGTCGGGGTGAAGCGGAGGGAATATTAAGCTTTGATATTAATTTTGATGAAGATTATGTGCTTGGTTATCTCGAATCTCAAGTAATTCGCACCAAAGTCAGAGATATTCGAGATTTTTATCAGACGATGCTGAAAGATGCGTTTAACCGGCTGATGAAAACCTCTCTGACGGCAGAAGTAATTTCTACCAAAAAAGATTATGCAGACATAGAATCGATCAAAACCTTTGAGGCTAATTTGCGGGAGTTATTGCTGTCTGCACCGGCGGGGATGAAACCGACTTTAGCGATAGATCCGGGATTTAGAACTGGATGTAAAGTAGCTGTTTTAGATGAAACAGGCAAATTTTTAGAGTATCAGGCAGTTTTCCCCCACCAAGCAGCAGAACAACGCACAAAAGCAGCACAAACAATTAAAAATTTGCTTGAAAAATATCAAATTGAGCTAATTGCGATTGGTAACGGGACAGCTTCGCGGGAAACTGATGAGTTTGTCATCCAAGTATTACAAACTCTCGACCATCAACCAATTAAAGTAATGGTGAATGAATCTGGTGCATCAATATATTCTGCCAGCAAAGTAGCGTTAGAAGAATTTCCTGATTTAGATGTAACAGTGCGGGGTGCAATTAGTATTGGTCGCCGTTTGCAAGACCCTTTGGCAGAATTAGTCAAAATAGATCCCAAATCTATTGGTGTGGGACAATATCAGCACGATGTTGATCAGAAGCTGTTGAGAAAGAAACTGGATGAAACTGTAGAAAGCTGCGTCAACTTTGTGGGTGTAGATTTAAATACAGCTTCTAAAGAACTTTTAACTTTTGTGTCTGGGATTACAGCCGCAGTTGCCAACAATATTGTCACCTATCGCAATCAAAATGGTGCCTTTAAAAATCGCCGCCAACTTTTGAAAGTCCCGAAATTAGGGCCGAAAGCTTTTGAACAAGCCGCCGGATTTTTGCGGATTCGCAATGGTGATCATCCTTTAGATAATACGGCTGTGCATCCTGAAAGTTACTCAGTTGTAGAAGCGATCGCATCTGACCTCAACGTTAAATTAAATCAAGTCAGTCAAATTGCGGAAAAACTCAAAAAACTCGATCTGAAAAAATATGTCACCGATACCATTGGTGAACCGACATTACGGGATATTCTCAGCGAACTCGAAAAACCAGGACGAGACCCCCGCGCCGAATTTAAATATGCCACCTTTAAAGAAGGCATCAAAGAAATTAGAGATTTACAAATAGGGATGGAATTAGAAGGAATAGTCACAAATGTTGCCAATTTTGGTGCATTTGTCGATATTGGCGTACATCAAGATGGTTTAGTACATATTTCCCAACTTGCCGATAGATTTGTGGAAGATCCCAAACAAATCGTCAAGGTGGGACAAGTTGTCAAAGTGAGAGTCTTGGAAGTGAACGAGAAATTAAAACGGATTAGTTTGTCTATGAAAGTAGCCAAGCAATGA
- the dapF gene encoding diaminopimelate epimerase, whose product MAIEFTKYHGLGNDFILIDNRGAATPVLTPEKAVEWCDRHFGIGADGVIFALPGKNGTDYTMRIFNSDGSEPEMCGNGIRCLAAFLADLEGISRTQDKYRIHTLAGTITPQLTPDGQIKVDMGLPHLLAGEIPTTLGVADAKVINQPLEVAGQTWEVTCVSMGNPHCITFVEDVAAIPLETIGPKFEHHPVFPQRTNTEFIQVVSRDYLKMRVWERGAGITLACGTGACASLVAGVLTGKCDRAATVELPGGCLEIEWSEIDERIYMTGPAERVFKGTA is encoded by the coding sequence ATGGCAATTGAATTTACTAAGTATCACGGTCTAGGCAACGACTTCATTTTAATTGACAATCGCGGAGCAGCCACGCCAGTTCTCACACCAGAGAAAGCCGTTGAGTGGTGCGATCGCCACTTTGGTATCGGTGCAGATGGTGTAATTTTCGCCTTACCAGGAAAAAACGGTACTGATTACACCATGCGGATTTTTAATTCTGATGGTTCAGAGCCAGAAATGTGTGGTAATGGGATTCGCTGTTTAGCGGCATTTCTCGCCGATTTAGAAGGTATATCCCGCACTCAAGATAAATATCGCATTCATACCTTGGCGGGGACAATTACACCCCAACTAACACCGGATGGTCAAATCAAGGTGGATATGGGTTTACCACATTTACTAGCTGGCGAAATTCCGACTACCCTGGGTGTGGCTGATGCCAAAGTGATTAATCAACCCCTAGAAGTCGCTGGACAAACTTGGGAAGTAACCTGTGTGAGTATGGGGAATCCCCACTGCATCACTTTTGTGGAAGATGTCGCCGCCATTCCCTTAGAAACCATCGGCCCAAAGTTTGAACATCACCCAGTGTTTCCCCAAAGAACCAACACCGAATTTATTCAAGTGGTAAGTCGTGACTACCTAAAAATGCGGGTATGGGAAAGAGGCGCAGGAATTACATTGGCTTGTGGTACAGGTGCTTGTGCTTCTTTAGTGGCTGGTGTGTTAACTGGAAAATGCGATCGCGCCGCGACTGTAGAATTACCAGGAGGTTGCTTAGAAATTGAATGGTCAGAAATTGACGAACGAATTTATATGACTGGCCCCGCCGAACGAGTGTTTAAGGGTACTGCTTGA
- a CDS encoding Hfq-related RNA-binding protein, with product MATTDFDTSLPSIRQVQNLIKQAAVVEFKLVTGDLLTGKILWQDHGCVCIANENSQQTTIWKQAIVYLQPKG from the coding sequence ATGGCGACAACTGATTTTGATACGTCACTGCCAAGCATTCGCCAAGTGCAGAACCTGATTAAACAAGCCGCAGTAGTTGAGTTCAAACTAGTCACAGGCGACCTGTTGACAGGTAAGATTTTATGGCAAGACCACGGTTGTGTTTGTATTGCCAATGAAAACAGCCAGCAAACAACTATTTGGAAACAAGCGATCGTCTATCTTCAACCCAAGGGTTAA
- a CDS encoding cation:proton antiporter yields MQEDFRLIVDLVLVLGVAACGGLLASLLRQPVLLGYLIGGMVVGPAGLGLIKEVIQVETLAQFGVAFLLFALGVEFSFAELKKVKAIALGGGGLQIALTILVTVVVCGLTGAWGSLPAKGVFLGSILSLSSTAVVLKCLMERNETETPHGQVMLGILVVQDLALGLMLAVLPALHAPAEVIGVAVLTALVRIGLFAAGAVVAGIWLIPPLLRMLARTESRELFLLGVVALCLGIALLTEYLGLSIEMGAFVAGLMISEVEYADQTLTYVEPLRDIFASLFFAAIGMLIDPVFLWNNLELILGLVALVFVGKFLIITPLVKLFRYPLKTALIAGFGLAQIGEFSFVLASEGQALGLVSRRIYLLILGTTAVTLILTPFVLRLLPFLFNFAESMPWLKPYLAGEGEARDVSEELPVKDHIVVCGYGRVGKNLVKLLQQHDLPVVVIDQSESRIQQLRDAGVAYVYGNCVSFHVLETAGVNHAKGMAIALPDPMSTRLCLKRALELHPELNLVVRATQDKNIEVLYQLGAREVVQPEFEASLEMATYLLNDLGFSQFIVQREMQQIRNDHYLDLRPERSASEVSRDLDQATRDLNRRWYPLPATSPLIGMSLEEADMRYLTGVSLMAIRRANGTEIDYPNNLTKLEEGDRLLVVGESEELAALEEFAQGKIAVPGENSACQWIAVEADSLVENKTLADLKNHEKPLQIQALRRDGKFIRRPDEKTELKVGDQVLLCGSLPSLNQLQSLFTTANKIPLSIPIAKASEAQTIKEFLS; encoded by the coding sequence GTGCAAGAAGATTTTAGATTAATCGTCGATTTAGTATTAGTTTTGGGAGTCGCAGCCTGTGGGGGGTTGTTGGCATCCCTTTTGAGACAACCAGTACTATTGGGGTATCTCATCGGCGGAATGGTTGTCGGGCCTGCGGGGCTAGGACTGATTAAAGAGGTTATTCAAGTAGAAACTTTGGCACAGTTCGGGGTAGCCTTCCTTTTATTTGCCTTGGGTGTGGAGTTTTCTTTTGCTGAATTAAAAAAAGTAAAAGCGATCGCTCTTGGTGGAGGTGGACTACAAATCGCCTTGACAATCTTAGTCACAGTGGTGGTGTGTGGCTTAACGGGTGCTTGGGGCAGTTTACCCGCTAAAGGTGTATTCCTGGGGTCAATTCTTTCTTTATCTTCTACCGCCGTTGTCCTCAAATGCTTGATGGAGCGCAACGAAACAGAAACGCCCCACGGACAGGTAATGCTGGGGATTTTGGTAGTACAGGACTTAGCTTTAGGGCTAATGCTGGCTGTTTTACCTGCGCTGCACGCACCAGCAGAAGTGATTGGTGTAGCTGTACTCACAGCCTTGGTACGGATTGGCTTATTTGCGGCTGGGGCAGTTGTGGCTGGTATTTGGCTGATACCGCCATTGTTGCGAATGTTAGCCCGTACGGAAAGCCGGGAATTATTTTTACTCGGTGTAGTGGCTTTGTGTTTAGGTATTGCCCTACTTACAGAATATTTGGGCTTATCAATTGAAATGGGGGCGTTTGTCGCCGGCTTGATGATTTCTGAGGTGGAATACGCCGACCAAACCTTAACTTATGTAGAACCGCTACGAGATATTTTTGCTAGTTTGTTCTTCGCCGCCATTGGGATGTTGATTGACCCGGTGTTTTTGTGGAACAATCTGGAATTAATTTTAGGGTTAGTGGCGTTGGTGTTTGTGGGCAAGTTTTTGATTATTACGCCCTTAGTGAAACTCTTCCGCTACCCGTTGAAAACAGCTTTAATTGCTGGGTTTGGACTGGCACAAATTGGGGAATTTTCCTTTGTGTTGGCTAGTGAAGGTCAAGCATTAGGGTTGGTATCTCGACGTATATATTTACTCATTTTAGGAACTACAGCCGTTACCCTGATATTGACTCCTTTTGTGCTGCGGCTATTACCATTTTTGTTTAACTTTGCCGAATCGATGCCTTGGCTGAAACCTTATTTAGCAGGAGAAGGTGAAGCCAGAGACGTATCGGAAGAATTACCTGTAAAAGACCATATAGTTGTTTGTGGTTATGGGCGGGTAGGTAAAAATTTGGTGAAGTTATTGCAACAGCATGACTTACCTGTGGTAGTCATTGACCAATCCGAAAGCCGGATTCAGCAGTTACGAGATGCGGGTGTGGCTTATGTTTATGGTAACTGTGTGAGTTTTCACGTTTTGGAAACCGCAGGCGTAAACCATGCGAAAGGAATGGCGATCGCACTTCCTGACCCTATGAGTACTCGTCTGTGTTTAAAACGCGCTTTAGAATTACATCCAGAATTAAATTTGGTTGTTCGCGCCACCCAAGACAAAAATATTGAGGTGCTTTATCAATTAGGGGCGCGGGAAGTTGTTCAACCAGAATTTGAAGCAAGCTTAGAAATGGCAACTTATTTATTAAACGATCTAGGCTTCTCACAATTTATCGTCCAGCGAGAAATGCAGCAAATCCGCAACGATCATTACTTGGATCTGCGCCCAGAACGTTCTGCTTCTGAGGTTTCCCGCGATTTAGACCAAGCAACCCGCGACTTAAATCGGCGCTGGTATCCCTTACCTGCAACTTCACCTCTCATTGGTATGAGTTTAGAAGAAGCGGATATGCGTTACTTAACAGGGGTCAGCTTGATGGCGATTCGCCGCGCTAATGGCACAGAAATCGACTATCCCAACAATCTCACAAAATTAGAGGAAGGCGATCGCTTATTAGTGGTTGGCGAATCAGAAGAACTAGCAGCCTTAGAAGAATTTGCCCAAGGTAAAATAGCTGTTCCCGGAGAAAATAGTGCTTGTCAATGGATAGCAGTCGAGGCTGATTCTCTCGTTGAGAATAAAACCCTGGCTGACTTAAAAAATCACGAAAAACCATTACAAATCCAAGCACTGCGACGAGATGGTAAGTTTATTCGCCGCCCTGATGAAAAAACAGAACTGAAAGTTGGCGACCAAGTATTATTATGTGGTAGCTTACCCAGTCTGAATCAACTACAATCTTTATTCACCACAGCCAACAAAATACCTTTGTCTATCCCCATAGCCAAAGCGAGTGAAGCACAAACCATCAAAGAGTTTCTGTCTTGA
- a CDS encoding glycosyltransferase family 39 protein has protein sequence MKLLHYKQEYIWLKVLVISILFLGIYFRFINLDGKVYWNDEVYTSLWLSGHPSTEIVDKFYHGEIVNVGMLKQYQQINPAQGVSSAITRLAIEDSQHPPLYYILAWFWSAWFGNSVAVIRSLSALISVLSLVSVYYLCREIFTSSLTRWITVSLIAISPFHLLYAQEAREYSLWTLTIIIANYTILLALRKKTLLSWVIYTISLILSFYTFLFSIFVVLGHGIYILGINGFKKTPSLIAYLLSVTAAIVAFIPWLIVIYQGKISGRIQRLDWITEATSLPAFIGRWLLNITRIFLDWVIINENTPFKTIIWLIPFTLALIVLIGYGLYYLYCSTPKTTWLFIFTLTLTTAISLIIPDVIFGGRRSVVVRYLIPTFLGIQLTVAHLLASKLVAIQSIKWQNIWRLITIFIISCGVISGVIISSADIWWNKGTANNLRLNQVAEVINQTSQPLLVSDAKFPSILGLTHIVNADVNFQLTTQPQNLVISQVKDNLFLFYPSRNLRLYLSVNYNLEPIYIGKKQVFGLWKIQAVNQRN, from the coding sequence ATGAAACTTCTACATTACAAACAAGAATATATCTGGCTAAAAGTTCTTGTTATTTCTATCTTGTTTTTAGGAATTTATTTCCGGTTTATTAACCTTGATGGCAAAGTTTATTGGAATGATGAAGTTTATACCTCATTATGGCTTTCTGGTCATCCCAGTACAGAAATTGTTGACAAATTTTATCATGGTGAAATTGTTAATGTTGGCATGTTAAAACAATATCAACAAATAAATCCAGCCCAAGGTGTCAGTAGTGCAATTACGCGGCTGGCTATAGAAGATTCTCAACATCCACCACTGTATTATATTTTGGCGTGGTTTTGGTCAGCTTGGTTTGGTAATTCGGTCGCTGTAATTAGGAGTTTATCTGCCCTTATTAGTGTGCTTTCTTTAGTCAGCGTATATTATTTATGCCGAGAAATATTTACATCATCTTTAACAAGATGGATAACTGTTTCACTGATAGCCATATCGCCGTTTCATTTATTATATGCTCAGGAAGCTAGAGAATATAGTTTATGGACGTTAACTATTATTATTGCTAACTACACAATTCTCTTAGCTTTAAGAAAAAAAACATTGCTTAGTTGGGTTATTTATACAATTTCCCTAATTTTGAGTTTTTACACATTTTTATTCTCAATTTTTGTGGTGCTTGGTCATGGTATTTATATATTAGGTATTAATGGGTTCAAAAAAACTCCGTCATTAATTGCTTATTTATTATCTGTCACAGCTGCTATTGTCGCTTTTATTCCTTGGCTGATAGTTATTTATCAAGGTAAAATCTCTGGCAGAATTCAAAGGTTAGATTGGATAACAGAAGCGACGAGTTTACCCGCCTTCATTGGGAGATGGTTGCTAAATATCACGCGAATTTTTCTTGATTGGGTAATTATTAATGAAAATACACCATTTAAAACAATAATTTGGTTGATACCATTTACGTTAGCCTTGATAGTTTTGATTGGTTATGGACTTTACTATCTCTATTGTTCAACGCCTAAAACTACTTGGTTATTCATATTTACTTTAACTTTAACAACAGCCATAAGCTTAATAATTCCCGATGTTATCTTTGGCGGGAGGCGTTCAGTAGTTGTGAGATATCTCATACCAACATTTTTAGGAATACAATTAACAGTTGCCCATCTTTTAGCCAGTAAGTTAGTCGCCATTCAAAGCATAAAATGGCAAAATATCTGGAGATTAATTACGATTTTTATCATTTCCTGTGGGGTGATATCTGGTGTAATTATTTCTTCGGCTGATATTTGGTGGAATAAAGGTACGGCAAATAATTTAAGATTAAATCAAGTTGCTGAGGTGATCAATCAAACTTCTCAGCCTTTATTAGTAAGTGATGCTAAATTCCCCTCTATTTTAGGATTAACTCATATAGTCAATGCCGATGTGAATTTTCAGCTAACTACTCAGCCTCAAAATTTGGTCATTTCTCAAGTAAAAGACAATCTATTTTTGTTCTACCCATCAAGAAATTTACGCCTATATTTGAGTGTTAACTATAATCTAGAACCTATTTATATAGGAAAAAAGCAAGTTTTTGGTTTATGGAAAATCCAAGCGGTTAATCAGCGCAATTAA
- a CDS encoding TetR/AcrR family transcriptional regulator, with the protein MARPKAGEIDRSNSTEKVEKILQGAMQEFLAHGYAATSMDKVAEAANVSKATVYSHFQDKEGLFRALIEKLARKRFHSILGTQPLQGEPYIVLRRLAKTALDQMVNDQEYQAFERLLMGESARFPELAQVFIASIAKPAIETISKYLASCSELNIPDPEATARILIGSLVHFVMTQEIMHGKNIMPMESDRLIDALTHLIVNCAD; encoded by the coding sequence ATGGCACGCCCAAAAGCGGGAGAAATAGACCGTTCCAATTCCACAGAAAAAGTCGAAAAGATCCTCCAAGGGGCAATGCAGGAGTTTCTCGCCCACGGCTACGCGGCTACGAGTATGGATAAGGTAGCAGAAGCCGCCAACGTTTCAAAAGCCACGGTATACAGTCATTTTCAAGATAAAGAAGGTTTATTTCGGGCATTAATCGAAAAATTGGCAAGAAAGCGGTTTCATTCAATTTTAGGTACTCAACCCCTCCAAGGGGAACCTTATATTGTGCTGCGGCGGTTAGCCAAAACTGCTTTAGACCAAATGGTGAATGACCAAGAATATCAAGCATTTGAGAGGCTGTTAATGGGAGAGTCGGCGCGTTTCCCAGAATTGGCCCAGGTATTTATTGCGAGTATTGCCAAACCCGCAATTGAGACTATCAGTAAATATTTAGCGTCATGTTCGGAATTAAACATCCCTGACCCAGAAGCCACAGCCAGGATACTCATTGGTTCACTGGTGCATTTTGTGATGACCCAAGAGATTATGCACGGTAAGAATATTATGCCAATGGAGAGCGATCGCTTGATTGATGCCTTAACCCACCTCATTGTTAATTGCGCTGATTAA